A single window of Lynx canadensis isolate LIC74 chromosome C2, mLynCan4.pri.v2, whole genome shotgun sequence DNA harbors:
- the B3GNT5 gene encoding lactosylceramide 1,3-N-acetyl-beta-D-glucosaminyltransferase — translation MFVSGRRVKKWQFVQLFATCFILSLMFFWGPIDNHIVSHMKSYSYRYLINSYDFVNDSLSLKHSTDGAAHYQYLINHKEKCRAQDILLLLFVKTAPENYDRRSAIRKTWGNEKYVQSQLNANIKTLFALGTPSNPLTREELQRKLVWEDQMYSDIIQQDFADSFYNLTLKLLLQFSWANSFCPHAKFLMTADDDIFIHMPNLIEYLQSLEKIGVQDFWIGRVHRGAPPIRDKRSKYYVPYEMYQWPAYPDYTAGAAYVISSDVAAKVHEASQTLKSSLYIDDVFMGICANKMGIVPQHHVFFSGEGKTPYHPCIYDKMMTSHGHVQDLQDLWKHATDPKVKMISKGFFGQIYCRIIKIVLLCKLTYVDTYPCRAAFV, via the coding sequence ATGTTTGTTAGTGGCAGAAGAGTAAAAAAATGGCAGTTTGTTCAGTTATTTGCCACTTGTTTTATACTAAGCCTCATGTTTTTTTGGGGACCAATTGATAATCACATTGTGAGCCATATGAAGTCCTACTCTTACAGATACCTCATAAATAGCTATGACTTTGTGAATGACAGCCTGTCTCTTAAACACAGCACAGACGGGGCTGCTCACTACCAGTACTTGATTAACCACAAGGAGAAGTGTCGAGCACAAGACATCCTCCTTTTACTGTTTGTAAAGACTGCTCCTGAAAACTATGATCGACGTTCTGCAATTAGAAAAACATGGGGCAATGAGAAGTATGTTCAGTCTCAACTTAATGCCAACATCAAAACTTTGTTTGCTTTAGGAACACCTTCTAACCCACTGACAAGAGAAGAACTGCAAAGAAAACTGGTTTGGGAAGATCAAATGTACAGTGATATAATTCAGCAAGACTTTGCTGATTCTTTCTATAACCTTACTCTTAAGTTACTTCTGCAGTTCAGTTGGGCAAATAGCTTCTGTCCACATGCCAAATTCCTTATGACTGCTGATGATGACATATTTATTCATATGCCAAATCTTATTGAATACCTTCAAAGTTTAGAAAAAATTGGTGTTCAGGACTTTTGGATTGGTCGGGTTCACCGCGGTGCTCCTCCCATTAGAGACAAACGCAGCAAGTACTATGTCCCCTATGAAATGTACCAGTGGCCGGCTTACCCTGACTATACTGCTGGAGCCGCCTATGTGATCTCCAGTGATGTAGCCGCCAAAGTCCATGAGGCATCACAGACACTTAAGTCCAGTCTTTACATAGACGATGTGTTCATGGGCATCTGTGCCAATAAAATGGGGATTGTACCACAACACCATGTGTTTTTCTCTGGGGAAGGTAAAACTCCTTATCATCCCTGCATCTACGATAAAATGATGACATCTCATGGACACGTACAAGACCTTCAGGACCTTTGGAAGCATGCTACAGATCCTAaagtaaaaatgatttcaaaaggTTTTTTTGGTCAAATATACTGCAGGATAATTAAGATAGTTCTCCTTTGCAAATTGACCTATGTGGACACGTATCCTTGCAGGGCTGCCTTCGTCTAA